ATTACCAAATATCTCTCCAGGGATGACATGGATAATCCAGGCGGCATCTCCCCAACCCACGACTAACTTCTCCACCTTTTCTTTCTTGGGTCCTTTTCCTCGTTTGTTTGTTCGTTGATGTGGCAGGGTGGATTCGACCTTGCCGTGGTCACGATGATCGTTCATGCTCATGATGGCATCATCATCAGACTCCAGTGATTCGTCGTCGACCCATTCGACTCTTGCTTTCCACAACGCAGCCATATCCTGCCAGACACGACGATTGGGCTTTCCGACAAAGCCTATTCGTTTCCAAGCCAGCTCAGAGTCTGCGCTATCCAGGAACAAGTTCGTGCGCATGAACCGAATACCTTCCTCGTTGACCCACACCACATATTTTCCAGATAAGGACCATTTGATGGTGCTAATGGAACCTTCTCCAGAGTGCAGAATCGTGTCTCTACCACTGTTACCGCCAAGACCTATGGCCCCGAGCCATCCAGCAGCGGCTTGTGATGCTGAACTGGTATTCGCATTTGCGCGAGTACCTATGGGACCTCCGCTTGTCAAGATCAGCTCGCCAGCCAGACCTCCTGACAGATATGAGCGGTCGTTTTTGTAATCTGGCGAGAGCGCTACGGCTTGGACAGGCCGGGCGAAGTTGCGCAGCGTGACGTCTTTGGGGTCAACCAGCGAGGACACACAGACATGACCGTCTATTGAGGCAGAACCGATGTAAATCTGGTTCGAAGGAGTTGGCGGGACTGGGTTTTGCTGTGGCCTGCGAGGGTCGCGGCCAGCATGGGGCGCAGCCTTTCTCGGTGGCGCTTCAGCCTCTGGGGCTCTATTGGGCGAGCCAACTTGGTTGATGAAGGACTGTGTGCGTGGTAGAGGCGACACTGACAAGGAGGTGACTGAGGCAGAGGGGTGGGCGTTGTAGGTGCGCAGTATTTGAAAGGACGGAATGGTGAGGGTGTGCTGGTGATGTTAGCCATAACGTTTTAGGAGGAGGGAGCGTCCAGACTCACTATATTGCCGTTGTGTGTACCGACAATCTGTGTAAGGCTCAGTATACGGCATGCGGCTTGTGGCAGCTCTCATTGAGCTCGAGGTACAAGCATACCATCTTGTCTCCCGCAACTAGAAAGGAACTGGTCGCGTCGCCATTGCGATACACAGGCCCCAGACTGCTCGTCAATCGGCTATACTTGAGCTTGGGCTCCTCGTccgcgtcgtcgtcgtcgccttcatcgtcatcgtctTCGACATCGCGGTCGTTTACGTGCTGGGCGGCTTCTGTGCCGTTGCCGGGCCCTCCACGTGTCACCGCATGCTGGTCGTCTTCGGTCGGATCCGCAGCCATGCTGGCGACATGGACATGAGCTGCGGTGGGCGTGCGGGAGTGCTGCGAAGCTTGGGTCGTGATGTGTAGCTTGACGTGACGTCCGCACACCAATGACAGAGCTCTGTCAAGACCTGGACCCTCGCGAGTGCAGGGGATCTCCACAGGCTCCACCGAAACTCATGGACGCCTCCAAGCACTGACCTGCACCCATCCACGATGCACGTAGAGCCCTCGATAGATACATTGCATCGCCGGCGATGCCTTCCTTTGGATCGAGCGCACCTTCCACCTTGATGAAGTGCATCGCAAAATGCAAGCATCAAGGCCCTCGAATATCACTCCATATTCCACAATCGCTACATCGAACCCCAGCACGAGCATTCTCTGCAAACGTGATACTCAGGAAAAAGCAGGACGAGGCAGATGGCAAGGCTGAACAGCTAAAACAAGGATCGCGCAAGACCGCTGGCAAGACATTGTCATTGCGCAGTGTTGCTGTCGAAGCCCAACGATCACGAACCTTCGTCAAGTCGCGTGGTCGAACGCGCTTCATCGACCCAGATGCCGAGACCAAAACAGTCACTGCATACTGCGCCGCTGAGACATACGATATCGCAGCCGCCGCTCGACTGGTCAAAGCCCAAGGCTACGAGCTCGACCCCTTCCAGACAGGCCTGTATCCGCAAGTCGTCCACGTACAGACCAGCGACCGGCCGTCTGAGGTCAAAGACTTCCAGCAGGGAGACGTTTTCATTTTCCCCTCTGGCACAGTTGTCACATGGAACGTCCGGGAGCGCGAAGCCTTGAAGCTAGTTCAGCAGATTCTgcctgcagcagcagaaggcTCACATCTCGAACTTCTCGAAACAGAAGATCTCGAGTACCTTGAGGACAGCTCACGTGAGAGTAGCGAAGTCGTCGGCGACACCATCGTCCTGGGTATCAAGCCGGAGCAGACTTCTGACTCGCTCTCCTCCATGCCTAACGAGTCTGGTCCTACATCACCAGAGGTTGACACCGTGCTTGCCAAGATCGCCTTCTCCTCTGGTCTGGCACGTAGTACCAAGCTCGCTGTCCTCGAAACACTTTTATCCAACTACCAACACTCGACCCGCGAAATTCCCAACATGCTCGCCGCAAAGCACATTCGTTCACCATTTACACGCTCCTTCATTCTGCGGAAAACCGGCGAGTTGCTCTCCATCCGCGCACAACTGAACCTCTACTCAGAGCTCACAGACAGCATGCCAGATCTGTTCTGGGACTCGCGACATGAGCTAGGGCTAGGTGGCTACTATGACGGCGTTGGCCGCGCACTCGATGTCGGCGTCAGAATCAAAGTGTTGAACGAGAAGATTGGGTTTGCACAGGAGATTGCAAGTGTGTTACGTGAGCAACTAAGTGAGAAGCACGGTTTGAGGTTGGAATGGGCGATTATTGCTCTGATCGCTGTGGAGGTAGTGTTGGAGTTCTGGAGACATTACGAAGAGCGCAAAGAAAGAGACGACCCCGAGAGTACCCAGGCACTGTTGAGAGCGTACCTGGAGCGGTTGGCCAAGGAAGAGATGAAGGCAACGAACGCATAGTGTATACGGCAGTGTACTTGTGCTTGTGATACCCCACTCAACAATCAAAACAGCTATCGAGACCCACGCCAATCCTCATAGTGAACTCATGACCCCGTGCTAGGCCTTCACTCGCGGCTTGGTTCCACCGCTCCTGCTCGAACCACTGCTCTGGATCAGCTGCGAGGTGCAGACGAAGCGCTCAACCATACATGGCTTCTACTGTTCAAGCGCATTATCCATCCCTTGATCGAAGATGTTGGTCGGCCTTTATTGCTGGTTACTTGCAATAAGTGTAGTCAAGCCACTGCAATGGCCATAGATACCTACTCACTAAATACGTTCAGAgaccttcttatctactaccCTCGATGATATCTCCCAATCCCAGCTACCTGGGAATCACTTCTGCTATCACAAGTTTCCGAGTGAGAGCGGCCGTTTGGCGCTACTTGCTGCCTGGCGACCTCGAGGCTTTCGTAATTGATGCTCTCGGAGTAACACTACATACCTGCCAGCATGAGACAGGCGGCATTGTCTTGAACTCCCTCTTTTTGGAGTCAATCTGTGATACGGTCGACACTCTGGGTGGCTTTGATATGTGCAGTGTTGTGATTGCAATCTATATACAGTGATTTCGAGCTACTCCGTCACAGAAAGACCAAGTTCATGGCCTCCTCGATTGACCTGGACCCAGTGAATCCTCCTGCAATCACGACAGACGAACTGAACGACGTGATTTCGAGCGATTCCGTAGTATGCACCTGAACTCAGGAAACATGATGCAAGACTGGGAGACGAGACAACATTCTCAAATGCAATTATCCTTTCGAATTGAACCAAACTTGCATGTCCTTTACTTGAATCCTGTTGGGCTCGTTGGGTGAACTTGCCCCTCCCCCTCCATCCAAATTGATACCCCTCCAACCCAAAACGCCCCTCCACGCCCCTCCCGTTGCCCTTTTGCCCCTCCCGTAGTCCCGTTTTCCACAGATATCGACAACTTACCGGATGCAGCAGGTTTATCGCGGGGTTGTGGTGCCCCCTTCGCCGTACACGAGTTCAACGGACACAATATGCCAGACTATGCTGAACACACTTGCTCGTGAAAGGCAACAACATGACGCACGTCATTACACGACAAGCGTTGAACTCACCAGCAAAATAGTTCAACTACTCATGAAAAGAGAGGAGGGTGAATCAATACAACCGTCACAGCGGACACGAACGTGTCCAGCAAAAACACTAGTCCATCTAGAGCGCAGCTGATCCAAGGTTACTGAGCGGATACTGACTGGACACGACGAGCGCAAAAAGATTTGCTCCCTGCCAGATTCGAACTGGCGGCCTTCGGATTTCTGTTCTTAGAACAGTCATACTCGACGAGATATGAGACCGACGTGATAACTAGCAGGTGTTGGTTAAGATCGGTGAAGATATTGGAGTGGTAGATGCTTACCCGACTACACCAAGGAAGCTGGTGATTTGATGAACGGGAGAAAGAATGTAATATTCATAACCCAGAAAATAGATTAAGAGAATCCTCGTTAACCGCGGCCTACTGATATCGGCCGAGTCTTCGTTGGTGGTGGGGTGGCGAAATCTCAACGCCGGTGCGGGGCGCTTCTTGAAGAACATCGTAGTCCTTTGGTGGGCTCAAGTACGCTAGAGATGTACATTAGACGATGCGAACTTTCTTTCCTGCAAATGCGCACCTGCCATACGATCTCTAATATCTAAACAAGCCCAATCCAACGCAAACTTAGCTCTTCCAGTTCCAAAACGCCGGTCCATCATGCATTAAGTCGGCCATACATTATACACTTCATAAATTCCACGCCACAATCAAACTTCAAAGGTCGGAACACCGTCGCCGTTCACGGTCCTAACCTTGCTCCTGATTCCGGGCTCCTTGGTATCCCACCCATTGGCACACTTGTGGTTGGCAAAACACCGTAGCGACCGTACGTCTTCTGGTCTACACTCACATAGTGAGGTAATCTGCCCAACAGGTTCGCTTTCGTCTCAACCCATCTCAGGATCTTCTCGTGGGGTACGAGGAACTTGATGTAGCCTGAGGCCCAAAGATAACCTATTCCAGCGCCGCAGAGGTGGCCGATGAAGCTGACGTTCGGTACGAGGATGCTGGTAACAAGGACGAGAATCAGGGGCGTAGTCCAGGTGGGAATCTTGTAGGGACCAACGCTGTTACACATGAGCTAGAGTATGGTGGGCATTACAACAGAGCATACCTGAAGTTGGGGTTGGTTTTGTGTTGTTTCATGACTTCTGCAGAGAGAAGCAGGAAGACCCAGACGCTGTTATTCGTTAGCTTCAATTCGGAGATTCCACTGCTGTTGTGCTCCATGCGTACCTCGCGCCCATAACTATTGTGTTCGCCCTGAAAACGAACTTCTCCAACAGCGTGTAGATGCCTCCTGGAAGTGTACCAAAGGGCCCAGTGAAGAGTGCAAGCGTTACAAGAGTCCCATACTCGGACTCGAAGCGTTCGAGAAGAGGTGCGATTGCGACGAGGTTGAAGATCATGTGGAAGAAGTTGAGATGCATCAATGGGAACAGGTTGAGCCGGTGCACTGCGAAGTAGTTGTTAGCTTGAGAACCCATGCGATGTACGCCGGCCCGCGCAGTTTTTCTGGTGCTGCTCGGTTTGTCGTGCGCCTCATGCAACAGCCCTCGAGCGTGCACTTCCATGCTGAGATGGCGAGACGTCCCAGCCCTCCACACTGTGTATGCAAGATGGTATACATTCGAAGTGATGGCCGGCAAGATCGTCATGCTGCGACCATAGAACGAGAAACGTCTACATACTCTGGGTCAAATCCATCTTAGCCGGCTCGAGCCGTGCGAACTCCCTGAGCCATGGCAGCGGTATTGTCGCAATCCACAGGCCGACGATGGCAAGCAAGAGCAACCGGGTCGCAAGCGGTAGACGGAGAACATAGGAGCGTAAGCGGGCCGGGTTGAACTGCGTATACGAGGCCATGGCGGCGCGCGATTGTGAAGTGTGAGACAGGTGTTAGCTTGTCTGCAGGCGCGTTGAGAAAGATGGGCGATGATGGCCCAGGGTCGCGTCGTTAGCGCTCCTTCCGCGCCGCAACCAAGAGCTCCGAATGCAGGAGAGACGGCCACATCACTCCTTGCTGCTTCGTGGGGTATTTCAGCGGTGGGCAACATGGCACTGATATGTGAGCTTCCTAGTACCCCTCCGGCGACCTGATAACTAATCGCAGCAGCCTCAATATTGGCGCTCCGGCAGGATGCCCGCATCCTTAAGATCCCACCCTATCTCTCCGCGCTCTGCATTGTCGTTGGCATAGCGTGGCTGTTGGTCTTACCTCTGAACGACTACTCGCGCAACACATACGTCTCTGAGAATGCTCTGTTGCCCGGACAAGTGCACACCTACTTCACAGGCAGCGAGCATAATGTCTTCCGTGCTTATCGACAAGAGGTCCATGGGATGATTGACCAGTCGGTGGAAGAGTGTGTCATTTGCTGCCCGTCTGAATACATTGGATACTAACGTACTCGTTAGGCGCTCTAAAAGACTAGGCGATATCTTTCGCTCGAACAATCTCAAGGTCGCGACCCAGAAGTACTCGTACCACGTCTCCAACCGCACCATCGCAAACGAGAACGTCTACGCAATCCTCCAAGGACCTCGCGCTGACGCCACGGAAGCCATTGTTCTGATAGCAGCATGGAAGAACATGGACGATGTGGTGAACAACTCTGGTGTGGCCCTCATCTTGACCCTTGCCCGCTACTTCAAGCGTTGGAGTCTGTGGAGCAAAGACATCATCTTCCTGGTGTCTGGCGACAGCACTACAGGGCCTCAAGCTTGGGTAGATGCCTACCACGACGCGCACGACGAGCGCTATGTCGAGAGTCTGAAGATCAAGAGCGGAGCACTGCAGGccgctgttgctgttgaCTATTCCGCTGGTCCTTGGGGCCACCGCTACGACAAGCTGCACGTTCTGTACGATGGTATCAACGGTCAGCTACCCAACCTCGACCTGTTCAACACCGCCGTACAGATCGCTTCTAGTCAGATGAACATCGGCTGTGCCATCCAGCGCATGTTCGACCACAGAGACTCATACAAGGAGCGCCTGCAGACCATGCTGCGCGGTATGGTGTCTCAAGGCCTAGGCCACGCAACGGGACCTCACTCGTCATTTATCCCATACCATGTCGACGCCATTACTCTCTCTACAGTCGGCGATGGCTGGCATGACGAGATGTCGCTGGGCAAGACTATTGAATCGCTCTTTCGCAGTTTGAACAACCTCCTCGAGCATCTGCACcaaagcttcttcttctacctcCTCATCCAGGCAAACCGCTTCATCAGCATCGGTACCTACCTCCCTTCAGCGATGTTGATCGCTATGAACTTTAGCATAACCTCAATTGCGCTTTGGGTTGCCAGTGGACGCTCGACCAAACTCATCGCCAACCCAGCAGCCACGAAGCCCACCAAGAGCGACGCCACCAAACGAACATCGAGCTCAGAAGAGCCCGACGAGTCCAAGCAACCGGAAATGGAGCTTATTGAACAAGATGGCTACAAAGCGTTGGTCCCCAAGGCAGCCACAGCAGTGACAGAACGCCACCTCCTGTTTCCCATCCTCTCCGTCCTAACAATCCACTTCCTCGGCCTGATTCCGCTCTACATGTTCAATACCTGGGACGCCGACAACCTATCGCGGCTGCACCTCACATTCGCAAACGCGACGACCCTGCTACCCCTCTTCCTCGCGTGGGTCATCTCAGAGCTCCGCCCTCTCTCCACCCAGGAAGTCACACTCATCCAATGCTTCtccctgctgctgctgggcaTGATCCTCGCCGCGCTCGCAACCCTCAACTTCAGCCAATCCTTCCTGATCGGCGTGCTCGCCACCCCGCTCTCCTTTGTGCGCAGGACGAACAAGATGTGGTTGACAGCTGTGCAATTGTTGGTCCTGGCAGTGCTGAATCCCATCATGGTCGCGCAGTGGAGTGCGAAGCTGCTCGGTGCAAACTTGCACGACGTGCTTGTGCTGGCGGCAGAAGGCTGGCTTGTTTCGGGCCTGTGGACACAGGTTACAGTCTGGTTGGTTTGGCTTCCGGCGTGGCTTTTGGGCAGTGTGGTCGTTGCAGGCGGCATGCTTGAGGAATAAGAGAGTAGTCTCGCTGATTGGTAAAGCAAGAAAATATACGAATATCATACAGAGGCGCAGAACATTGTATTGTGTGGTTCATGTCGTGATTATTTCATTCGTTGACCCTGGTGTGGTCATGTAGCTATTATCTACGATCATGGCGCGGAAGCGTGTTTTCCTTACAGTTTGTACATGCCACCACGGTGTCAGGCGGATACAACCTCAGTACGGTTGACGACCGAGATTTGTAGCATTGCATGTTGGATTCTTTGCTCAGGCAGCCCAGACGTCCTTACCAACACCCTCGATCCAGTTGCCCAACTGGTTGACGCTTGCGTCCCACTCCTTCAGCCGCCCCCTCATGCTCTCGATTTGCTTCATGTCCAGGACCTTGGGCTGCACCCAGTTGATGCGCGCGATCTCGGCAACCTGGTCAATCTGACCCTTGACCAAGCCTAAGCTCAACGCCTTCATGATCAGATGTTCAATCTCTTTCGGTTGCACCTTCGTCTCCTGCGAGATCTCAGTGAAGGTCATGGCGCGGTCGTGCGGTGGTCTGCGGAAGATGGTCTCGGTGAGGGCTGCGAGAGAAATCTTCTGGTAGAGGAAGGTCTGGTGCTCCTTCAGTAGAGGCACCTTCGAGATGTTGCCCGAGAGGACGTCATATGCGCTGAGGTCACCACGGTTGAAGGCGAAGAGGAGGTCGCGCAGCCATGCGTGGGGTGTGTTGACGAGCGAGTCGAGAATGGGGTGGAGGAGCAGCTCGCCGAAGTTGTAGATGGAGTCTGACACAAGGGCGGCGATGCTGAGGTCGTATGCGCGTGACTGGCGCTCGCGGAGCTCGAGGTCGGCAAGATCGACGCAGGCGAGGAACAGTAGGGCGTTCTTGTAGTAGGCGGCAAATTCGTGCTTCGACTTGAGTGTGTCAGTATGGGGCACTTCAAGCTTATCGAACGACGCACCTTGTAGTACTCT
The Ascochyta rabiei chromosome 17, complete sequence DNA segment above includes these coding regions:
- a CDS encoding Putative rhomboid protease, which codes for MASYTQFNPARLRSYVLRLPLATRLLLLAIVGLWIATIPLPWLREFARLEPAKMDLTQMHRLNLFPLMHLNFFHMIFNLVAIAPLLERFESEYGTLVTLALFTGPFGTLPGGIYTLLEKFVFRANTIVMGASVWVFLLLSAEVMKQHKTNPNFSVGPYKIPTWTTPLILVLVTSILVPNVSFIGHLCGAGIGYLWASGYIKFLVPHEKILRWVETKANLLGRLPHYVSVDQKTYGRYGVLPTTSVPMGGIPRSPESGARLGP
- a CDS encoding Glycosyl phosphatidyl inositol protein transamidase complex subunit, translated to MAQGRVVSAPSAPQPRAPNAGETATSLLAASWGISAVGNMALISSILALRQDARILKIPPYLSALCIVVGIAWLLVLPLNDYSRNTYVSENALLPGQVHTYFTGSEHNVFRAYRQEVHGMIDQSVEERSKRLGDIFRSNNLKVATQKYSYHVSNRTIANENVYAILQGPRADATEAIVLIAAWKNMDDVVNNSGVALILTLARYFKRWSLWSKDIIFLVSGDSTTGPQAWVDAYHDAHDERYVESLKIKSGALQAAVAVDYSAGPWGHRYDKLHVLYDGINGQLPNLDLFNTAVQIASSQMNIGCAIQRMFDHRDSYKERLQTMLRGMVSQGLGHATGPHSSFIPYHVDAITLSTVGDGWHDEMSLGKTIESLFRSLNNLLEHLHQSFFFYLLIQANRFISIGTYLPSAMLIAMNFSITSIALWVASGRSTKLIANPAATKPTKSDATKRTSSSEEPDESKQPEMELIEQDGYKALVPKAATAVTERHLLFPILSVLTIHFLGLIPLYMFNTWDADNLSRLHLTFANATTLLPLFLAWVISELRPLSTQEVTLIQCFSLLLLGMILAALATLNFSQSFLIGVLATPLSFVRRTNKMWLTAVQLLVLAVLNPIMVAQWSAKLLGANLHDVLVLAAEGWLVSGLWTQVTVWLVWLPAWLLGSVVVAGGMLEE
- a CDS encoding 26S proteasome regulatory subunit, giving the protein MAMDTDTIPNLLGDARDQAPEELQEYFIAFEDYWERKLWHELTDKLIDFFEHPESAKQRIPFFETFIKSFANKINQLKLVTLGLNDKERLKFVNDLAESVNKPASQDAYVYATVAAASIQLRLRDEEGAKKKLDECEQILDNFDSVETVVHASFYRASAEYYKSKHEFAAYYKNALLFLACVDLADLELRERQSRAYDLSIAALVSDSIYNFGELLLHPILDSLVNTPHAWLRDLLFAFNRGDLSAYDVLSGNISKVPLLKEHQTFLYQKISLAALTETIFRRPPHDRAMTFTEISQETKVQPKEIEHLIMKALSLGLVKGQIDQVAEIARINWVQPKVLDMKQIESMRGRLKEWDASVNQLGNWIEGVGKDVWAA